A portion of the Burkholderia sp. GAS332 genome contains these proteins:
- a CDS encoding D-amino acid dehydrogenase small subunit produces MSRIAIIGAGITGVTTAHALAQRGHHVTVFERHRYAAMETSFANGGQLSASNAEVWNSAATVMKGLRWMLTRDAPLLLNPMPTWHKYSWMGEFLRQIPNYRANTVETVRLAIAAREHLFSIAEREGIDFDLERRGILHIYKTQKEFDSASKVNALLREGGLDRNPVTANELQAIEPTLQGDFFGGFFTPSDSTGDIHKFTRGLADACVRHGVEFHYDAEITAIEQPAEGRFSMTVNLEGESQRFAFERVVVCAGVKSRDFAAMLGDHVNVYPVKGYSITVCLDDEVSQQRAPWVSLLDDSAKIVTSRLGVDRFRVAGTAEINGFNRDIRSDRIAPLVDWTRRYFPEVSTSKVIPWAGLRPMLPSMLPKVGRGKRRGVFYNTGHGHLGWTLSAATAQALAGAIQ; encoded by the coding sequence ATGTCACGAATCGCCATTATCGGCGCCGGCATTACCGGCGTCACGACTGCTCACGCCCTGGCTCAACGCGGCCACCACGTTACCGTGTTCGAACGTCATCGCTATGCGGCGATGGAGACCTCGTTCGCCAATGGTGGTCAGTTGTCGGCCAGCAATGCCGAAGTCTGGAACAGCGCGGCCACTGTGATGAAGGGCTTGCGCTGGATGCTTACGCGCGACGCGCCGTTGCTGCTCAATCCGATGCCCACGTGGCATAAGTATTCGTGGATGGGGGAGTTTTTACGGCAGATTCCGAACTATCGGGCGAACACCGTTGAAACGGTGCGGCTCGCGATTGCGGCGCGTGAGCATCTGTTTTCGATTGCGGAGCGCGAAGGGATCGATTTTGATCTGGAGCGGCGCGGGATTTTGCACATCTATAAGACCCAGAAGGAATTCGACTCGGCGAGCAAGGTGAATGCGTTGCTTCGCGAAGGCGGGCTGGATCGGAATCCGGTGACGGCGAACGAGTTGCAGGCGATTGAGCCTACGCTGCAGGGTGATTTTTTTGGTGGGTTTTTTACGCCTTCTGATTCGACTGGCGATATTCATAAGTTCACCCGCGGTCTCGCGGACGCCTGCGTGCGGCACGGTGTCGAGTTTCATTACGATGCGGAGATTACGGCTATCGAGCAGCCGGCTGAGGGGCGGTTTTCGATGACGGTCAATCTTGAGGGCGAGTCACAGCGTTTTGCCTTCGAGCGGGTCGTCGTGTGCGCTGGGGTGAAGAGCCGCGACTTCGCGGCGATGCTGGGCGATCATGTGAATGTGTACCCGGTTAAAGGGTATTCGATTACTGTTTGTCTCGACGATGAAGTGAGCCAGCAGCGCGCGCCGTGGGTGAGTCTGCTCGACGATAGCGCGAAAATTGTCACCAGCCGGCTTGGTGTGGATCGGTTTCGGGTGGCCGGTACGGCGGAGATTAACGGGTTCAATCGGGATATTCGGTCGGACCGGATCGCGCCTTTGGTCGATTGGACTCGACGGTATTTTCCCGAGGTGTCGACCTCGAAGGTCATCCCATGGGCTGGATTGAGGCCAATGCTGCCGAGCATGTTGCCGAAGGTCGGGCGCGGGAAACGGCGCGGCGTTTTTTATAACACCGGGCATGGGCATTTGGGGTGGACGTTGTCGGCGGCTACAGCGCAGGCTTTGGCGGGGGCTATTCAATAG
- a CDS encoding MFS transporter, MHS family, proline/betaine transporter, with the protein MANLHTSLQPASVDAVSQGPVQGLGQLSAQTSAQPRASKFALIAATTLGNGLEMFDFTIYSFFAVLIGKLFFPSHTAFGSLLMAVATFGIGFVMRPLGGILIGNYADRAGRKAAMTMTIGLMALGTATIGLAPTYAQIGLFAPLLIVLGRLLQGFSAGGEIGASTTLLMESGVQSTRGFLVGWQLASQGAAALVGALSGFLLSHFLAPADLESWGWRIPFLCGLLIGPVGLYIRRALDETHQATARESSAFRELMAGHLRQVCVGVLMMVGGTASMYIVVFYMPTYLIRVLHMPPSTAFLSGCVAGAVLLIGSPLAGLLSDRLPRRKPLVVCATLLGAVLIYPAFWLLNHTAQLGVALIVIAALAGCLALASSSVFLILMEGFPKHVRATGFSVVYSIGVSVFGGFAQFIVTWLISTTGNPMSPAWYMVTCSAVSLVALAALKEHRAD; encoded by the coding sequence ATGGCAAATCTGCACACCTCGCTGCAACCCGCGTCAGTCGACGCGGTGTCCCAGGGGCCGGTTCAAGGGCTCGGTCAATTGTCAGCACAGACGTCGGCTCAGCCGCGCGCCTCGAAGTTCGCGCTGATCGCCGCGACCACGCTGGGCAACGGCCTGGAGATGTTCGACTTCACGATCTACAGCTTCTTCGCGGTCCTGATCGGCAAGCTGTTTTTTCCGTCGCATACGGCTTTTGGCTCGCTGCTGATGGCGGTCGCCACCTTCGGCATCGGTTTCGTGATGCGGCCGCTGGGCGGCATCCTGATCGGTAACTACGCGGACCGGGCCGGCCGTAAGGCGGCGATGACGATGACCATTGGGCTGATGGCGCTCGGCACGGCAACCATCGGCCTTGCGCCCACATATGCGCAGATCGGCCTGTTCGCGCCGCTGCTGATCGTGCTCGGCCGATTGCTGCAAGGCTTCTCGGCTGGCGGCGAAATCGGCGCGTCGACCACGCTGTTGATGGAGTCGGGTGTGCAGTCCACACGCGGTTTTCTGGTTGGCTGGCAACTGGCGAGCCAGGGTGCGGCGGCGCTGGTTGGTGCACTGAGCGGTTTTCTGTTGTCGCACTTCCTCGCGCCTGCCGATCTGGAAAGCTGGGGCTGGCGCATCCCGTTCCTTTGCGGTCTGCTGATCGGACCGGTCGGGCTTTATATCCGCCGCGCGCTGGATGAAACGCATCAGGCCACGGCGCGTGAAAGCAGCGCGTTTCGCGAGTTGATGGCGGGTCATCTACGGCAAGTGTGCGTCGGCGTTCTGATGATGGTCGGCGGCACGGCGTCGATGTACATCGTCGTGTTCTACATGCCGACTTATCTGATCCGCGTGCTGCATATGCCACCTAGCACCGCGTTTCTGTCGGGTTGCGTGGCCGGCGCGGTCTTGCTGATCGGTTCGCCGCTCGCGGGTCTGCTGTCGGATCGCCTGCCGCGTCGCAAGCCGCTGGTCGTCTGCGCCACGCTGCTCGGCGCCGTGTTGATCTATCCGGCGTTCTGGCTGCTCAACCACACGGCACAACTCGGCGTCGCGCTGATCGTGATCGCCGCGCTGGCCGGCTGTCTCGCGCTCGCTTCCAGCTCGGTCTTTCTCATTCTCATGGAAGGCTTTCCGAAGCATGTGCGCGCCACGGGCTTCTCGGTGGTGTACAGCATCGGCGTGTCGGTGTTCGGCGGCTTCGCACAATTCATCGTGACGTGGCTTATCAGCACGACCGGCAATCCCATGTCGCCGGCCTGGTACATGGTCACGTGCAGCGCGGTGTCGCTCGTCGCACTGGCGGCGTTGAAAGAGCACCGCGCCGACTGA
- a CDS encoding Threonine/homoserine/homoserine lactone efflux protein, producing the protein MPAVTTLLAFALVSLGMVLTPGPNMIYLISRSLCQGRRAGLVSLGGVAVGFVFYMFCAAFGITALLLTVPYAYDALRFGGALYLLYLAWQAVKPGGRSPFQVRDLPHDSRRKLFTMGLVTNLANPKIAVMYLSLLPQFISPEHGSVLTQSIALGCVQIVVSVTVNALIASMAGSIAGFLNGRPMWLQVQRWLMGTVLAGLAVRIAFDSRR; encoded by the coding sequence GTGCCCGCTGTCACAACGCTGCTCGCCTTCGCCCTGGTTTCGCTCGGCATGGTGCTCACACCTGGCCCGAACATGATTTACCTGATCTCGCGATCGCTCTGCCAAGGGCGGCGCGCGGGGCTCGTGTCGCTCGGCGGCGTCGCGGTCGGCTTTGTGTTCTACATGTTTTGCGCGGCCTTCGGTATCACCGCGCTGCTGTTGACGGTGCCCTACGCGTACGACGCACTGCGTTTCGGCGGCGCGCTTTACTTGCTGTATCTGGCGTGGCAAGCGGTCAAGCCGGGCGGCCGCTCGCCGTTCCAGGTGCGCGACCTGCCGCATGACAGCCGCCGCAAACTGTTCACCATGGGGCTCGTCACGAACCTCGCGAATCCGAAGATCGCGGTGATGTATCTGTCGCTGCTGCCGCAATTTATTTCACCGGAGCACGGCAGCGTGCTCACGCAGTCGATCGCGCTGGGTTGCGTGCAAATCGTCGTCTCCGTCACGGTCAATGCGTTGATTGCGAGCATGGCTGGTTCGATCGCCGGGTTTCTCAATGGGCGGCCGATGTGGCTGCAAGTACAACGCTGGCTGATGGGCACCGTGCTCGCCGGTCTGGCCGTGCGGATCGCGTTCGATTCGCGCCGTTAA
- a CDS encoding transcriptional regulator, LysR family codes for MKLHQLRSLIAVAENGSIHEASRALHVTQPAVSKALSDLEAELGAPMFVRSAKGTQLTPYGQSLIRHARAIEQELRHAHEDISTLLGIARGTVTVGVTPVTSAGPFAEALREFSRVYPQVTLNVFELRPPQIQEGLADGSIDFGLVSRIGQPSDTRFYWETLYTIATTLGVRTGHPLRGTHSLQGLAQAAWLSWDALDDPTSLIGTLFGSQDIAPPKNVLRCTSTSLYLEMASTTDRISLWSELPFHTAPYKGLLRKIGLTEPLPDMTIGLICRDIDLTTTVAATLIEMIRTASTEFSGVYLRAGATPGQRAREPKERP; via the coding sequence ATGAAACTTCACCAATTGCGCTCATTGATCGCCGTCGCGGAGAACGGCAGCATCCACGAGGCGTCGCGCGCGCTGCACGTCACGCAGCCGGCCGTGAGCAAGGCGCTGTCCGATCTGGAGGCGGAACTCGGTGCGCCGATGTTCGTGCGCTCAGCCAAGGGCACCCAGCTCACGCCGTACGGGCAAAGCCTGATTCGCCACGCACGCGCGATCGAACAGGAACTGCGCCACGCCCACGAGGACATCTCCACCCTGCTCGGCATCGCGCGCGGTACCGTGACAGTAGGCGTGACGCCGGTGACGTCCGCCGGGCCGTTTGCTGAGGCGTTGCGGGAGTTTTCACGGGTTTATCCGCAGGTCACCCTCAACGTGTTCGAATTGCGTCCGCCGCAGATCCAGGAGGGCCTCGCGGACGGCTCGATCGATTTCGGCCTTGTCTCACGCATCGGTCAGCCGAGCGACACGCGTTTCTACTGGGAGACGCTCTACACCATCGCCACGACACTGGGCGTGCGCACCGGCCATCCGCTGCGCGGCACGCATTCTCTGCAGGGGCTCGCCCAGGCGGCGTGGCTTAGCTGGGATGCACTCGACGATCCGACGAGCCTGATCGGCACGCTGTTCGGCAGCCAGGACATCGCGCCACCGAAAAACGTGCTGCGTTGCACGTCGACGTCGCTTTACCTGGAGATGGCCAGCACCACCGACCGCATCAGCCTGTGGTCGGAACTGCCGTTCCATACGGCGCCGTACAAGGGACTGCTGCGCAAGATCGGTTTGACCGAACCGCTGCCGGACATGACGATCGGCTTGATCTGCCGGGATATCGATCTGACCACCACCGTTGCTGCGACGCTAATCGAGATGATCCGCACCGCCTCGACTGAGTTCTCCGGGGTGTATCTGCGCGCCGGGGCGACGCCGGGACAGCGGGCACGGGAGCCGAAAGAACGGCCGTGA
- a CDS encoding Methyltransferase domain-containing protein, with product MTQNIYDDPDFFDNYSQLGRSKQGLTGAAEWPALRAMLPEMGGLNVVDLGCGYGWFCRWAREAGAATVLGLDVSEKMLERARSSSNDPAVTYARADLEHLDLPQAGFDLAYSSLAFHYIDNLRGLLDTVHAALVPGGRLVFSIEHPIFMAPQQPGWSVDADGRKHWPLDSYQLEGPRITNWLADGVIKQHRTIGTLLNHLIGAGFTIAHVEEWGPTDADLATRPELAEERERPMMMLVSATR from the coding sequence ATGACACAAAACATTTACGACGACCCCGATTTTTTCGACAACTACAGCCAATTGGGCCGTTCGAAACAGGGTCTCACCGGCGCCGCCGAATGGCCCGCGTTGCGCGCCATGCTGCCGGAGATGGGCGGCCTGAACGTGGTCGATCTTGGCTGTGGCTATGGCTGGTTCTGCCGTTGGGCGCGCGAAGCGGGCGCGGCCACGGTGCTGGGTCTCGACGTCTCGGAGAAAATGCTGGAACGGGCGCGATCGTCGTCGAACGATCCTGCCGTGACCTATGCCCGAGCCGATCTTGAACATCTCGACTTGCCGCAGGCGGGCTTCGATCTCGCGTATAGCTCGCTCGCGTTTCACTACATCGACAATCTGCGCGGCTTGCTCGACACGGTGCACGCCGCGCTGGTGCCGGGCGGGCGCCTCGTGTTCTCGATCGAACATCCGATTTTCATGGCGCCGCAGCAGCCCGGCTGGTCGGTCGATGCGGATGGCCGCAAACATTGGCCGCTCGACAGCTACCAGTTGGAAGGGCCGCGCATCACGAACTGGCTCGCCGACGGCGTCATCAAGCAGCATCGCACCATCGGCACGTTGCTCAATCACCTGATTGGCGCGGGCTTTACGATTGCCCATGTCGAGGAGTGGGGGCCGACCGATGCCGATCTTGCCACGCGCCCTGAACTGGCAGAAGAGCGCGAGCGGCCGATGATGATGCTGGTGTCCGCTACGCGGTAG
- a CDS encoding serine protease (manually curated), whose translation MCVAGNRFLRIEIRPAPKLRERSGSGRNEDRSIKTKNWGNPFTGRIGYKNMQKKGQGSERKFPRETISGVSALGARVRTLRILAGAACVSLALAACGGHNGSDSTSSGTSSSAAPQSLEATAALAAKSTTIPLAVSLKMNASGLSSDTSVDRFIIKYKEGTSERKSASAVQSRLDSLGGALPAKARHSRRMGIGSDVVQTARKLNSADAKAFMRAVASDPDVEFIEPDAEMSATGIPNDPEYGSQWYLASNQKPGVGDAGIRAEEAWNLSSGSGAVIAVVDNGVTSHSDLNTNYLPGYDFGVQPRGGNGMNPGIIGETSCKATSWHGTHVAGIAAALTNNGIGIAGVAPAAKILPVRVMNACARGLTSNIADGITWAAGGTVPGVPANSNPANIVNLSLGGTGECSASLQSAIDFATSKGAVVVVAAGNNGVDAINWDPANCRNVITVGGSNSDGSMWGYSNFGPSVDVAAPSGRIWSTYNNGSIAPGTEGYGYMDGTSQSAPQVAGVVALAQSVAPKVLTTAELRTH comes from the coding sequence ATGTGCGTCGCTGGTAATCGTTTTCTGAGAATAGAGATACGGCCTGCGCCGAAGTTGCGCGAAAGGTCGGGAAGCGGTCGCAACGAAGACCGCAGCATCAAAACAAAAAACTGGGGCAATCCTTTTACTGGCCGTATCGGGTACAAGAATATGCAAAAGAAGGGGCAAGGAAGCGAAAGGAAATTTCCCCGCGAAACAATCAGCGGCGTCAGCGCGCTTGGGGCAAGAGTTAGAACATTGCGGATACTCGCAGGCGCCGCCTGTGTCTCGCTTGCACTTGCTGCATGTGGCGGACATAACGGGAGTGATTCAACGTCTTCGGGGACATCATCGTCGGCGGCACCTCAGAGTCTGGAAGCGACGGCCGCATTAGCGGCGAAGTCAACAACAATTCCGCTTGCCGTGTCCTTGAAGATGAACGCGAGCGGTTTGTCGTCAGATACATCCGTTGACCGTTTCATCATCAAGTACAAGGAAGGTACCTCCGAGCGTAAGTCAGCTTCGGCGGTGCAGTCCAGGCTGGACAGCTTGGGTGGTGCGTTGCCTGCCAAGGCCCGCCATTCCCGCCGTATGGGTATCGGTTCTGACGTTGTTCAAACCGCGCGCAAGCTGAACAGCGCGGATGCTAAGGCATTCATGCGCGCCGTCGCGTCGGACCCCGATGTAGAGTTCATTGAACCGGACGCTGAAATGTCAGCAACGGGTATCCCGAATGATCCCGAGTACGGCAGTCAGTGGTACTTGGCGTCTAACCAGAAACCCGGCGTGGGAGACGCGGGGATACGTGCCGAGGAAGCCTGGAATTTGAGCAGCGGCTCCGGTGCGGTGATCGCCGTGGTCGATAACGGTGTCACTAGTCACAGTGACCTGAACACAAATTATCTGCCCGGATATGACTTTGGGGTACAGCCTCGCGGCGGCAATGGAATGAACCCAGGAATCATAGGTGAGACGAGTTGCAAGGCTACGAGCTGGCACGGAACGCACGTTGCGGGGATCGCCGCGGCACTTACAAATAACGGCATCGGCATAGCCGGGGTTGCACCCGCCGCAAAGATTCTTCCGGTTCGGGTGATGAACGCTTGCGCGCGTGGTCTTACGTCGAACATCGCAGACGGTATCACTTGGGCCGCAGGCGGAACTGTTCCCGGTGTACCGGCCAACTCCAACCCGGCGAATATCGTCAATCTGAGTTTGGGCGGCACCGGGGAGTGTTCCGCTTCCCTACAGAGTGCAATCGACTTTGCGACCAGCAAGGGGGCCGTGGTGGTGGTGGCCGCGGGCAACAACGGTGTCGACGCCATAAATTGGGACCCCGCTAATTGCAGGAACGTCATCACCGTTGGTGGTAGCAATAGCGATGGTTCAATGTGGGGGTATTCCAACTTTGGACCCAGTGTCGATGTAGCCGCGCCTAGCGGCAGAATCTGGTCCACTTACAACAACGGTTCCATCGCACCTGGCACGGAAGGTTACGGATATATGGACGGCACGTCGCAGTCCGCTCCGCAGGTTGCTGGCGTCGTCGCACTGGCACAGTCTGTTGCACCCAAAGTGCTAACCACTGCGGAACTCCGCACGCATTGA
- a CDS encoding hippurate hydrolase, with the protein MSEAQIVEAELQSAGLIEEVVADEQTFVDLRRQIHAHPETGFDVVNTAALVAGLLKEWGYDVHTGIGGTGVVGQLKLGNGPRKIGIRADMDALPIHEQTHLPYASRIPGKMHACGHDGHTAILLAAARHLATSRGFDGTLNLIFQPDEENLCGARRMIDEGLFERFPCDAVYALHNGPGIPVGQFVVKTGGVTAASDVATVTLTGVGGHGAMPDKARDPIVAAGSLIMALQTIVSRNLPASEVGVVSIGGIHAGATHNVIPDTVKLLLNMRSTNPEMRERIEKRVHEIVTLQAQCFGVEASIDYKRLVPVVVNAEAPTALARDVITDLVGAANVLTDTKGMMGSEDFAWMSDKVPGCYVIIGNGVGEWGGCMVHNPKYDFNDRIISLGASYWVKLVETYLN; encoded by the coding sequence ATGTCTGAAGCACAAATCGTTGAAGCGGAACTGCAATCGGCCGGACTGATTGAGGAGGTCGTTGCCGACGAACAGACCTTTGTCGATCTGCGCCGCCAGATCCACGCGCATCCGGAAACGGGCTTCGACGTCGTCAATACCGCGGCACTGGTGGCCGGTTTGCTGAAAGAGTGGGGCTACGACGTGCATACCGGCATCGGCGGCACGGGCGTGGTCGGGCAACTGAAACTGGGCAACGGACCACGCAAGATCGGCATTCGCGCGGATATGGACGCGTTGCCGATTCACGAGCAAACGCACCTGCCGTACGCAAGCCGGATTCCGGGCAAGATGCACGCTTGCGGCCACGACGGTCACACCGCGATCCTGCTCGCCGCCGCGCGGCATCTGGCGACGAGCCGCGGCTTCGACGGCACGCTCAACCTGATCTTCCAGCCCGACGAAGAAAACCTGTGCGGCGCGCGCCGTATGATCGACGAGGGCCTGTTCGAGCGCTTTCCCTGCGATGCGGTCTACGCGTTGCACAACGGTCCGGGCATTCCGGTTGGCCAGTTCGTCGTGAAGACGGGCGGTGTGACGGCAGCTTCGGACGTCGCCACAGTCACGCTGACGGGCGTGGGCGGCCACGGCGCGATGCCGGACAAGGCACGCGATCCGATCGTCGCGGCCGGCTCGCTGATCATGGCGTTGCAGACGATCGTTTCGCGCAATCTGCCGGCGTCTGAAGTGGGTGTGGTGAGTATCGGCGGCATTCATGCGGGCGCGACCCACAACGTGATCCCCGACACGGTGAAGCTGCTGCTGAACATGCGTTCGACCAATCCGGAGATGCGCGAGCGGATCGAAAAACGCGTGCACGAAATCGTCACGCTGCAGGCGCAATGCTTCGGCGTGGAAGCCTCGATCGATTACAAACGGCTCGTGCCGGTGGTCGTCAATGCCGAGGCGCCGACCGCGCTGGCGCGTGATGTAATCACCGATCTGGTCGGCGCCGCGAACGTGCTGACCGACACCAAAGGCATGATGGGCAGCGAAGACTTTGCATGGATGTCCGATAAGGTGCCGGGCTGCTACGTGATAATCGGCAACGGCGTAGGCGAGTGGGGCGGTTGCATGGTGCATAACCCCAAGTACGATTTCAACGACCGCATCATCAGCCTGGGAGCGAGCTACTGGGTCAAGCTCGTGGAAACGTATCTGAACTGA
- a CDS encoding carboxylesterase yields the protein MSEPTSLFLPGDDHAVLMLHGLSSSPLELRFLARYLNAEGFTACAPVLPGYSAGSEEAAMERWLEAAVREYDALAERFARVSICGLSIGAALALALAHRRPGAQSLVLLSLTLSYDGWAIPWYRFLLNWAYFTPLRKRWRYREEAPFGLRNEALRAKIARAMQRSDFSEVGPSTISLPALHQASRLAASLRTQVRDIKTDCLIVHAIDDETSSPRNARFVAANIGAAFLRTIWLDDSYHMITSDNEREIVARETALFLRESEAAHSGDDGGKQQVVSKALARRLRQLAALGKERA from the coding sequence GTGAGCGAACCGACCAGTCTCTTCTTACCCGGCGACGACCATGCCGTGCTGATGTTGCACGGTCTGTCGAGCTCGCCGCTCGAATTACGTTTTCTCGCCCGCTATCTGAACGCCGAGGGCTTCACCGCCTGCGCGCCGGTCTTGCCTGGCTACAGCGCGGGTTCCGAAGAAGCCGCCATGGAGCGTTGGCTCGAGGCCGCCGTGCGCGAGTATGACGCGCTGGCCGAGCGTTTTGCACGCGTCTCGATCTGCGGGTTATCGATCGGTGCGGCGTTAGCGCTGGCGCTGGCGCATCGCCGTCCAGGGGCGCAGTCGCTCGTGTTGTTGTCGCTGACGCTCTCATACGACGGCTGGGCGATCCCCTGGTATCGCTTCCTGCTCAACTGGGCGTACTTCACGCCGTTGCGCAAACGCTGGCGCTACCGCGAGGAAGCGCCGTTCGGCCTGCGCAACGAAGCGCTCAGAGCAAAGATTGCCCGCGCAATGCAGCGCAGCGACTTCAGTGAAGTCGGGCCGTCGACGATTTCATTGCCGGCCTTGCACCAGGCGAGCCGCCTTGCCGCGAGTCTGCGCACACAGGTACGCGACATCAAGACCGATTGCCTGATTGTTCATGCGATCGATGATGAGACGTCGAGCCCTCGCAATGCCCGTTTTGTCGCAGCAAATATCGGTGCTGCCTTTTTACGCACAATCTGGCTGGATGATTCGTATCACATGATTACGTCGGACAACGAGCGCGAAATCGTCGCGCGCGAAACCGCGCTATTTTTGCGCGAGAGCGAAGCTGCCCATAGTGGCGACGACGGCGGCAAGCAACAGGTCGTCTCGAAGGCCCTGGCTCGGCGCCTGAGACAACTCGCGGCGCTTGGCAAGGAGCGTGCATGA
- a CDS encoding transcriptional regulator, XRE family yields the protein MENTYSDDNAIDRRIAQRLRGLRAERNWSLDDLAKLSNVSRATLSRLENAAVSPTASVLGKLCVAYGLPMSRLMHMVEEDFAPLVPREAQAVWTDASVGFRRRSVSPPAQALSGEALECELDAGVRIAYDASPRAGLEHHLILLEGQLQITVDGRSHDLQPGDCLRYQLFGPSAFVTPAHSAARYILFIV from the coding sequence ATGGAAAACACATACTCTGACGACAACGCCATCGACCGCCGCATCGCCCAGCGTCTGCGAGGCTTGCGCGCCGAACGAAACTGGTCGCTCGACGATCTGGCGAAGCTCAGCAACGTTAGCCGCGCGACCCTGTCGCGCCTCGAAAACGCCGCCGTGAGCCCGACGGCGAGCGTGCTGGGCAAGCTCTGCGTCGCCTACGGCTTGCCGATGTCGCGCCTCATGCACATGGTCGAAGAAGACTTCGCGCCGCTGGTGCCGCGCGAGGCGCAGGCGGTCTGGACCGACGCGAGCGTTGGCTTCCGGCGCCGCTCCGTGTCGCCACCGGCCCAGGCGCTGAGCGGCGAGGCGCTGGAGTGTGAACTCGATGCCGGCGTGCGCATTGCTTACGACGCGTCGCCGAGAGCCGGCCTCGAACATCATCTGATCCTGCTCGAAGGGCAACTGCAGATCACTGTCGACGGCCGCAGCCACGATCTGCAACCCGGCGACTGTCTGCGCTATCAGTTGTTCGGCCCCAGCGCTTTCGTCACGCCCGCGCACAGCGCGGCCCGCTACATTCTCTTCATCGTCTGA
- a CDS encoding Outer membrane scaffolding protein for murein synthesis, MipA/OmpV family, whose protein sequence is MTAHITSGSGKPASASLRTPFRVGKATHMSLLLAAALGLCTARAAYADDASPDVTTDASTSTSAITSTNDAGTSTSTSTGAATDSKWKIGVGPGVVITPKYPGSRQLKVFPFPALDISYDDRIFSQGPDVLGVNVLRGPAYHVGAALSFDFQTRKDNDDPRLHGLGNVYGGPKLKLFADYTWWAFTGSIAAYQDIDGHHQGTTVSTDFVASAPVGGWLFSVGPGFTWANGTYTQTFFGVTSQQSAASGLPAYSTSAGVRDIHMNAMVTYDFSKHWDGSVAATFGRLEHNAANSPITEKRFELNTIASVNYKF, encoded by the coding sequence ATGACGGCGCATATCACGTCCGGCTCCGGCAAACCGGCGAGCGCGTCGCTGCGTACCCCATTCAGGGTCGGCAAAGCCACCCACATGTCACTGCTGCTCGCCGCCGCGCTGGGCCTTTGCACCGCGCGTGCTGCGTATGCGGACGATGCAAGTCCGGACGTGACGACTGACGCGAGCACAAGTACGAGCGCAATTACGAGTACGAACGACGCTGGCACGAGCACGAGCACGAGCACGGGCGCGGCCACCGACAGCAAATGGAAAATTGGCGTCGGCCCTGGCGTGGTGATCACGCCCAAGTACCCGGGGTCGCGACAGTTGAAGGTCTTCCCGTTCCCTGCGTTGGACATCTCTTACGACGACCGGATTTTCTCGCAGGGTCCTGATGTACTGGGTGTCAACGTGCTGCGCGGCCCGGCCTATCACGTGGGCGCGGCGCTCAGTTTCGATTTCCAGACTCGCAAGGACAACGACGACCCGCGGCTGCATGGACTTGGCAACGTGTATGGCGGACCGAAACTGAAGCTCTTCGCTGACTACACGTGGTGGGCGTTTACCGGGTCGATTGCGGCGTACCAGGATATCGACGGGCATCACCAGGGGACCACGGTCAGCACGGATTTCGTGGCTTCGGCGCCCGTTGGCGGCTGGTTGTTCTCTGTCGGCCCCGGCTTCACCTGGGCGAACGGGACTTATACGCAGACATTTTTCGGCGTGACCTCGCAGCAAAGCGCGGCGTCAGGATTGCCTGCGTATAGCACCAGTGCGGGCGTGCGAGACATCCACATGAACGCCATGGTGACTTACGATTTTTCGAAGCACTGGGATGGATCGGTTGCCGCTACCTTTGGGCGACTGGAGCACAACGCGGCAAATAGTCCGATTACCGAAAAAAGATTCGAGCTCAATACCATTGCATCGGTGAACTACAAGTTCTAG